One genomic region from Salvia hispanica cultivar TCC Black 2014 chromosome 2, UniMelb_Shisp_WGS_1.0, whole genome shotgun sequence encodes:
- the LOC125203635 gene encoding 3-isopropylmalate dehydratase large subunit, chloroplastic-like, whose product MQVLCLVLESFCLRSHPTLRFVLDGAMPDYVLAKDLILQIISEISVAGARYKSMKFVGSTVISLTMEDRLQHNIVQHGY is encoded by the exons ATGCAGGTTTTGTGCTTGGTACTAGAAAGCTTTTGCTTAAG GTCCCACCCGACTCTGAGATTCGTATTGGATGGTGCAATGCCTGATTATGTGCTTGCGAAAGACTTGATTCTGCAA ATTATTAGTGAAATATCCGTGGCTGGTGCAAGATACAAATCCATGAAATTTGTTGGCTCCACTGTTATAAGCTTGACT ATGGAAGATAGATTACAGCATAACATTGTGCAACATGGTTATTGA